In Planctomycetia bacterium, one DNA window encodes the following:
- the tpx gene encoding thiol peroxidase, which yields MARTTTLKGKPLDLEGPELKVGDAAPDAVLKKSLVDDFRISETKGKTRVFSVVPSLDTPVCAEQTRRFNKELAAMPNVTCYTISCDLPMAMNRFCGAEGIETGKIVPLSDHKEVAFGKAYGTLIPSLRILCRAVFVVDAADKLRYVEYVPEVASHPNYEAILACLKSL from the coding sequence ATGGCGCGAACCACCACCCTCAAGGGCAAACCGCTTGATCTGGAAGGCCCGGAGCTGAAAGTCGGCGACGCCGCTCCCGACGCCGTGCTGAAGAAAAGCCTCGTGGATGATTTCCGCATCAGCGAAACCAAGGGCAAGACGCGCGTCTTCTCCGTCGTGCCCTCACTGGATACACCCGTCTGCGCCGAACAGACGCGCCGGTTCAACAAGGAACTGGCCGCCATGCCGAACGTCACGTGCTACACCATCAGCTGCGATCTGCCCATGGCCATGAACCGCTTCTGCGGCGCCGAGGGCATCGAGACCGGCAAGATCGTGCCGCTTAGCGATCACAAGGAGGTCGCGTTCGGCAAGGCCTATGGGACGCTCATTCCGTCGCTTCGCATTCTGTGCCGCGCGGTCTTCGTCGTGGACGCGGCCGACAAGCTCCGATACGTCGAATACGTCCCGGAAGTCGCCAGCCACCCCAATTATGAGGCGATCCTCGCCTGCCTGAAATCGCTCTAG
- the trxA gene encoding thioredoxin — translation MAGANTLEFNDDNFETEVIKSDKPVLVDFWAEWCMPCRALGPTIDELANDYAGKVKVGKLNTENSQQVPMQYNIQAIPTVMIFHKGEVVQKFVGLTGKKDFQAALAGLIK, via the coding sequence ATGGCTGGCGCAAACACGCTTGAATTCAACGATGACAATTTCGAGACCGAGGTGATCAAGTCCGACAAGCCGGTGCTGGTGGACTTCTGGGCCGAGTGGTGCATGCCCTGCCGCGCCCTGGGGCCGACCATCGACGAGCTGGCCAACGACTACGCCGGCAAGGTGAAGGTTGGCAAGCTCAACACCGAGAACAGCCAGCAGGTGCCGATGCAATACAACATCCAGGCCATCCCGACGGTCATGATCTTCCACAAGGGCGAAGTCGTGCAGAAGTTTGTCGGCCTCACCGGCAAGAAGGACTTTCAGGCGGCGCTTGCGGGATTGATCAAGTAA
- a CDS encoding efflux RND transporter periplasmic adaptor subunit has protein sequence MQAPTDLRAQLRSLTINKDQRPASASKPTPSAAVGQVRSGTRFGKRFFLFGGIVIGAFLLWYFAPDAATLGLSGGSSAAAEVRLITVTSRGAADVPPVFTAAGKIVSDHKVSVSTKVSGQIVELRFEQGDRVKKGQVIARIEDVNYRAMRDQAAAHLEKSRAALAYQQVNFDRVARLHQSSDAPDIEFVDAKRAVEEARAQVAADEAALTFAEKALRDCEVVAPIEGVILERSVEVGDFVAAEGGRGAIANAQFAVIADMTALRVEVDISELDIARIRQDMPCVITPDAYKDRRYDGHVMWIDPGANYSKATVQAKVRIDNPDDFLRVEGAAQVAFFNDKPQTDRASSAQAIWVPRSACKVEAEGSGATVFLAEGGVLRATRVTTGRISGAQIEIVSGLKTGQRIAADGVDKLADGQKLAPASP, from the coding sequence ATGCAAGCGCCTACCGACCTCCGAGCCCAGCTTCGCAGCCTGACGATCAACAAGGATCAGCGGCCTGCCTCTGCGTCCAAGCCCACCCCATCGGCAGCGGTCGGCCAGGTCCGATCCGGCACGCGATTCGGCAAGCGGTTCTTCCTCTTCGGCGGCATCGTGATCGGTGCATTTCTGCTCTGGTACTTCGCGCCCGACGCAGCGACGCTGGGCCTAAGCGGCGGCAGCAGCGCCGCGGCGGAGGTACGACTCATTACCGTCACCTCGCGCGGGGCGGCCGATGTCCCCCCGGTCTTCACGGCGGCCGGCAAGATCGTGTCAGACCACAAGGTCTCGGTCAGCACGAAGGTCTCTGGGCAGATCGTCGAGCTGCGTTTCGAACAGGGCGACCGGGTGAAGAAGGGGCAGGTCATCGCGCGGATTGAGGACGTGAATTACCGCGCCATGCGCGATCAGGCGGCCGCGCACCTCGAGAAGAGCCGCGCGGCCCTGGCTTATCAACAGGTGAACTTCGATCGCGTGGCCCGGCTGCACCAATCGAGCGACGCGCCGGACATCGAGTTTGTTGATGCCAAGCGCGCGGTGGAAGAAGCGCGGGCGCAGGTCGCGGCCGACGAGGCGGCCCTGACGTTTGCGGAAAAGGCGCTTCGAGATTGCGAAGTCGTGGCGCCGATCGAAGGCGTGATCTTGGAGCGCAGCGTGGAGGTGGGCGATTTCGTGGCGGCCGAAGGCGGGCGCGGGGCGATTGCCAACGCGCAGTTCGCCGTGATCGCGGACATGACGGCCCTGCGCGTCGAGGTGGACATCAGCGAGCTGGACATCGCGCGGATTCGCCAGGACATGCCCTGCGTCATCACGCCCGACGCGTACAAAGACCGCCGCTATGACGGTCACGTGATGTGGATCGACCCCGGCGCGAATTACTCCAAGGCGACGGTGCAGGCCAAGGTACGCATCGACAATCCCGACGACTTTCTGCGAGTGGAAGGCGCCGCGCAGGTGGCATTCTTCAACGACAAGCCGCAGACCGACCGTGCATCGAGCGCGCAGGCGATCTGGGTGCCGCGGTCGGCGTGCAAGGTGGAGGCAGAGGGCAGCGGCGCGACAGTCTTCCTCGCCGAGGGCGGCGTGCTTCGCGCGACGCGCGTCACGACCGGACGGATCAGCGGCGCACAGATCGAGATTGTGAGCGGTCTGAAAACCGGCCAGCGCATCGCCGCCGATGGCGTTGACAAGCTCGCCGACGGCCAGAAGCTCGCGCCCGCTTCACCGTGA
- a CDS encoding ABC transporter permease, translated as MALPLYYNWRNLLVRKLSTGLTFVIVAVVVAVLAVLLSFSEGIRASMKSSGSSANIVALQTGATAESTSIIRPEEAARMMQTPGVAREPDGQPLVSHELCVQASIPRRPPPGNPANVAVRGVDDTAFLVHNEVKLIEGRMFNPAAHEVIVGRAARERYRNLEVGGQITIGRSTDKTFTVVGVFEAGGGALESEIWGPRSMISDVYLRRFTSSAIMRLEDPGAAPAAINYIRGPAVRMNAKTEADYYVDLSSKTREIVVLTTILIAIMAVGAVFAVATTMYTSVDSRRREIAMLRTLGFSRRSVIVAFLTESLLICLAACAVGLIGSLFVSGSRQDFLSDQTWTVIAYELRITPVTVAAAIGLSILVGVAGAVAPALRAARIRVIEALRKG; from the coding sequence ATGGCACTCCCTCTTTACTACAACTGGCGAAATCTGCTCGTGCGGAAGTTGAGCACCGGCCTGACGTTCGTCATCGTCGCGGTGGTCGTGGCGGTGCTGGCGGTGCTGCTGTCGTTCTCCGAAGGCATCCGCGCGTCGATGAAATCGAGCGGCTCGAGCGCCAACATCGTCGCCCTTCAGACCGGCGCCACCGCCGAGAGCACCAGCATCATCCGCCCCGAAGAGGCCGCGCGCATGATGCAGACGCCGGGTGTGGCACGTGAGCCTGACGGCCAGCCGCTCGTCAGCCACGAATTGTGCGTGCAGGCGTCCATCCCGCGACGTCCTCCTCCGGGCAACCCGGCCAACGTCGCCGTGCGCGGCGTCGATGACACCGCGTTTCTCGTCCACAACGAGGTAAAACTGATCGAGGGACGCATGTTCAATCCCGCCGCGCACGAGGTCATCGTCGGCCGCGCGGCGCGCGAACGCTATCGCAACCTCGAAGTCGGCGGCCAAATCACCATCGGACGATCGACGGACAAAACCTTCACCGTCGTCGGCGTATTCGAAGCCGGCGGCGGCGCGCTGGAAAGCGAAATCTGGGGACCGCGCAGCATGATCAGTGACGTCTACCTGCGCCGCTTTACCTCCAGCGCCATCATGCGGCTCGAAGACCCCGGCGCCGCGCCCGCGGCCATCAACTACATCCGCGGCCCGGCCGTGCGCATGAATGCCAAGACCGAGGCGGATTACTACGTCGATCTCTCGTCGAAGACACGCGAGATCGTCGTCCTCACGACGATCCTGATCGCCATCATGGCAGTGGGTGCGGTCTTTGCCGTGGCGACGACCATGTACACCTCGGTAGACAGCCGGCGGCGGGAGATCGCCATGCTCCGCACGCTGGGCTTTTCCCGCCGCTCGGTCATTGTCGCATTCCTGACCGAGAGCCTGCTCATCTGCCTCGCGGCCTGCGCGGTCGGGCTGATCGGTTCGCTCTTTGTCAGCGGCTCGCGGCAGGATTTCCTATCGGACCAGACCTGGACCGTGATCGCCTACGAGCTTCGCATCACGCCCGTAACCGTCGCCGCGGCGATCGGGCTTTCCATCCTCGTCGGCGTGGCGGGGGCCGTCGCCCCGGCCCTGCGAGCCGCTCGCATCCGCGTGATCGAAGCCCTGCGTAAGGGCTAG
- a CDS encoding ABC transporter permease — MLRLTYVYRNLTRNTRRSIMTSAAVALPIVIFVLSTAVIDGISRFLDNSAKQLRLAITQKTSIVNPLPEGHRRKIESLDPTGTRILAVCGMRWIGGQRENDPMPLSTLGVDHDTFVEAFPEHRLTQEEIDAWLRDRQALMVGRNTATQLGWKVGQRVTIMPSVPPYTPIEFHVVSTMEQAEDVVTLWFRRDYFEEILKREGKDYPEGLVSFYFVKCGSKADMDYFRQEIDRIFAGTLDETKTSDEKTFMNEFITQQFDLPRNLTILSAMTVFVAVIAAMNAMSMNVRDRISEIATLKALGFSGLFALGLILAESLLICGLGGLAGSLGPYVAFTYTPLRKINIPVIQTFEIPFAMCIKSVLVALGIGLLAGAWPSWLALRMKVVAALRNLE; from the coding sequence ATGCTTCGTCTCACCTACGTCTACCGCAACCTCACGCGAAACACGCGGCGATCCATCATGACCAGCGCAGCCGTCGCTCTGCCCATTGTCATCTTCGTGCTCTCCACCGCCGTCATCGACGGCATCTCGCGCTTTCTCGATAATTCCGCCAAACAGCTTCGACTCGCCATCACGCAAAAGACGTCCATTGTTAATCCGCTGCCCGAAGGACACCGGCGCAAAATCGAGTCGCTCGATCCGACCGGCACGCGCATCCTTGCCGTTTGCGGCATGCGCTGGATCGGCGGCCAGCGCGAGAACGACCCCATGCCGCTTTCCACGCTCGGCGTCGATCACGATACGTTCGTCGAGGCGTTTCCCGAGCATCGACTGACGCAGGAGGAAATCGACGCCTGGCTGCGCGATCGGCAGGCGCTGATGGTCGGCCGCAACACGGCCACGCAACTGGGCTGGAAGGTCGGCCAGCGTGTGACGATCATGCCGTCCGTGCCGCCCTATACGCCGATTGAGTTTCACGTTGTCTCGACAATGGAACAGGCGGAGGACGTGGTCACGCTGTGGTTCCGCCGCGATTACTTTGAAGAAATCCTCAAGCGCGAGGGCAAGGATTACCCCGAAGGGCTGGTCAGCTTTTATTTCGTCAAGTGCGGCAGCAAGGCGGACATGGATTACTTCCGCCAGGAAATCGACCGCATCTTCGCCGGCACGCTCGACGAAACCAAGACCTCGGACGAAAAAACGTTCATGAACGAGTTCATCACGCAGCAGTTCGACCTGCCGCGAAACCTGACGATCCTGTCGGCGATGACCGTCTTTGTCGCGGTGATCGCCGCCATGAACGCCATGAGCATGAACGTGCGCGATCGCATCAGCGAGATCGCCACGCTCAAGGCGCTGGGGTTCTCCGGCCTGTTCGCGCTGGGGTTGATCCTCGCCGAGAGCCTGCTCATCTGCGGGCTGGGCGGCCTGGCCGGTTCGCTGGGGCCGTATGTTGCGTTCACCTACACGCCGCTGCGAAAGATCAACATCCCGGTGATTCAAACGTTTGAGATTCCTTTCGCGATGTGCATTAAATCGGTGCTGGTGGCGCTGGGGATCGGTCTGTTGGCCGGCGCGTGGCCAAGCTGGTTGGCCCTGCGGATGAAAGTCGTGGCGGCGCTGCGGAATCTGGAGTAA
- a CDS encoding ABC transporter permease — protein MALPLSYNWRNLLIRRTTTVLTVLVIAVVVGVFSWMLGFRGALSRSLSVAGDPRTLIVLRQASTSETNSAIPPDDYNKLTQLNEEIAVDPRTGEQLKSPEMIVQVSLPRRRDNGATNANVAVRGVTDAAFSVHRNVRLLGAKPTDGAMEVIVGVQAAKQFAGLEIGDTINLGYGGNRGYRVVGYFSADGGPLESEIWGPATMLMNAYMRNAYSSVALRLNDNVDPAAAIRRIEGPGIELTARTEGEYWLEQTKNIGMYLMIVTFLVGVMCVAAAFSIANTMFASVAGRTREFAMLRTIGFTGRHLLTSVMIESLLLCMLGGAIGCLACGAWLALVGNTKDMFGQSTFTTLAFEIHLTPLIVGIAIGAICLVGLGGAIVPARRAARTQVVTALREA, from the coding sequence ATGGCACTACCCCTCTCCTACAACTGGCGCAACCTGCTGATCCGTCGCACGACGACGGTGCTGACGGTGCTGGTCATCGCCGTGGTCGTGGGCGTCTTCTCGTGGATGCTGGGGTTTCGCGGGGCATTAAGCCGCTCGCTCTCGGTGGCCGGCGATCCGCGCACGCTCATCGTGCTGCGGCAGGCCTCGACGTCGGAAACCAACAGCGCCATCCCGCCCGACGATTACAACAAGCTGACCCAGCTCAACGAGGAGATTGCCGTCGATCCACGCACCGGCGAGCAGCTCAAAAGCCCCGAAATGATCGTGCAGGTCTCGCTGCCGCGCCGCCGCGATAACGGCGCCACCAACGCCAACGTCGCTGTGCGCGGTGTCACGGATGCCGCATTCAGCGTCCATCGCAACGTGCGGCTGCTCGGCGCCAAGCCGACCGACGGGGCGATGGAGGTCATCGTCGGCGTGCAGGCGGCGAAGCAGTTCGCCGGGCTGGAGATCGGCGACACGATCAACCTCGGCTACGGCGGCAATCGCGGCTACCGGGTGGTGGGTTACTTCTCCGCGGACGGCGGCCCGCTTGAGAGCGAGATCTGGGGGCCGGCCACCATGCTGATGAATGCCTACATGCGCAACGCCTATTCGTCGGTCGCGCTCCGGCTGAACGACAACGTCGATCCCGCCGCCGCCATTCGGCGAATCGAAGGCCCCGGCATCGAACTGACCGCGCGAACCGAAGGCGAATACTGGCTGGAGCAGACCAAGAACATCGGCATGTATCTGATGATCGTCACGTTCCTTGTCGGCGTCATGTGCGTTGCCGCGGCGTTCTCCATCGCCAACACGATGTTTGCATCGGTCGCCGGGCGCACGCGCGAGTTCGCCATGCTGCGCACCATCGGTTTCACCGGGCGGCACCTGCTCACGAGCGTCATGATCGAGTCGCTGCTGCTGTGCATGCTCGGCGGTGCGATCGGCTGCCTCGCCTGCGGCGCCTGGCTCGCGCTCGTCGGCAATACCAAGGACATGTTCGGCCAGAGTACCTTCACGACCCTCGCGTTCGAGATTCACCTGACGCCGCTCATTGTCGGTATCGCCATCGGCGCGATCTGCCTGGTCGGGCTGGGTGGCGCGATCGTCCCCGCACGCCGAGCCGCTCGCACGCAGGTCGTTACCGCGTTGCGGGAAGCCTGA
- a CDS encoding ABC transporter permease — protein MTLAYVLLQNLRRNPTRTCLTGIAFALPMAIFVAAISFVVALVEIGKANERELRLGVHHKTTLINLIPQGHRAKIEALDPDRSRLTAVCGMRWFGGRVPNTQGVIQSLAADPDTFPTVYAEVGMTDADIENWTKDRQACVVGTGVAENNGWKIGDRITLTSSVPPYLSLEFHIIKIMTAQSRANVLYFRRDYLSESLKDAGIDRYTDCNIFWVKCNSAAGLRALQQEIDATFANSPDETKSEDELTFAAGFAQAAGDIPGLMRVMAIVVVAIIAMVAGNTMMMSFRERTRELAVFKAIGFPSWRIVAMVLGESVMLALLGAMAGIIPAVILLTAIPMRKLMPGFLPIAQLSVSPLAVGISVAIAGAVGLIAGLAPAWHTLRMQTVSALRRVGE, from the coding sequence ATGACCCTCGCCTACGTCCTGCTTCAGAATCTGCGCCGCAATCCGACGCGCACTTGCCTGACCGGCATCGCCTTCGCCCTGCCCATGGCCATCTTCGTCGCCGCGATTTCCTTCGTCGTCGCCCTCGTAGAAATCGGCAAGGCAAACGAGCGCGAGCTGCGCCTCGGCGTGCATCACAAAACCACGCTTATCAACCTCATCCCGCAGGGCCACCGCGCCAAGATCGAGGCCCTCGATCCGGATCGCTCGCGACTCACCGCTGTCTGCGGCATGCGCTGGTTCGGCGGCCGCGTACCGAACACACAAGGCGTTATCCAGAGCCTCGCCGCCGATCCCGATACGTTTCCGACCGTCTATGCCGAGGTCGGCATGACCGACGCCGACATCGAGAACTGGACGAAGGACCGCCAGGCGTGCGTCGTCGGCACGGGCGTCGCCGAGAACAACGGCTGGAAGATCGGCGACCGCATCACGCTGACCAGCAGCGTGCCGCCCTATCTGTCGCTGGAGTTTCACATCATCAAGATCATGACGGCCCAGTCGCGGGCCAACGTGCTGTACTTCCGGCGCGATTATTTGAGCGAGTCGCTGAAAGACGCGGGCATTGACCGATACACCGATTGCAACATTTTCTGGGTGAAGTGCAACAGCGCCGCCGGCTTGCGCGCGCTTCAACAGGAGATCGACGCGACCTTTGCCAACTCGCCGGACGAAACCAAGAGCGAAGACGAGCTGACCTTTGCCGCCGGGTTCGCGCAGGCCGCCGGGGACATCCCCGGTTTGATGCGCGTCATGGCCATTGTGGTCGTCGCGATCATCGCGATGGTCGCCGGAAACACGATGATGATGAGCTTCCGCGAGCGGACGCGCGAGTTGGCGGTGTTCAAGGCGATTGGATTCCCCAGCTGGCGCATCGTCGCCATGGTGCTGGGCGAAAGCGTGATGCTGGCGCTGCTCGGAGCGATGGCTGGAATCATTCCGGCGGTGATCCTGCTTACCGCGATTCCGATGCGCAAGTTGATGCCGGGCTTTCTTCCGATCGCGCAGCTCTCCGTCTCGCCGCTGGCGGTGGGAATCTCCGTGGCCATCGCCGGGGCAGTCGGTCTGATCGCCGGGCTGGCGCCGGCCTGGCACACGCTTCGAATGCAGACGGTGAGCGCGCTGCGCCGGGTGGGAGAATAA
- a CDS encoding ABC transporter ATP-binding protein codes for MSQPLIELTNVHKVYYKDRIEIPVLAGLKLNIPAGEFVVLMGPSGSGKSTLLHLIGGLDSPTAGSVRVGEAMLERMSEQELTAWRSRHVGFIFQMYHLVPVLTAAQNVELPLLLFKMSAAERRQRVQTALTIVGLGDRMDHRPNQLSGGQEQRVAIARAIVTDPDVILADEPTGDLDAKTSTEILNLLGLLNREFNKTIVMVTHDPRAAAHGQRILHLDKGQLERDEKNDPSLVAAH; via the coding sequence ATGTCCCAGCCGTTGATCGAACTGACCAACGTTCACAAGGTCTATTACAAGGATCGCATCGAAATCCCCGTGCTGGCCGGCCTGAAGCTGAACATCCCGGCCGGGGAGTTCGTCGTCCTCATGGGGCCCAGCGGGTCGGGCAAGTCCACCCTGCTGCACCTGATCGGCGGACTGGATTCCCCCACGGCCGGCAGCGTTCGCGTCGGCGAGGCGATGCTCGAGCGGATGTCCGAGCAGGAACTGACGGCCTGGCGCAGCCGCCACGTCGGCTTCATCTTTCAGATGTACCACCTCGTGCCGGTGCTGACCGCGGCGCAGAACGTCGAGCTGCCGCTCTTGCTGTTCAAAATGTCTGCGGCCGAGCGGCGGCAGCGCGTGCAGACGGCGCTGACCATTGTCGGCCTGGGCGATCGAATGGACCATCGGCCCAATCAGCTCTCCGGCGGCCAGGAGCAGCGCGTGGCCATCGCGCGGGCCATTGTGACCGACCCGGACGTGATTCTGGCCGACGAGCCGACCGGCGATCTCGACGCAAAGACCTCCACCGAGATTCTCAACCTTCTCGGCCTGCTGAATCGCGAGTTCAACAAGACAATCGTCATGGTGACGCACGATCCGCGCGCCGCGGCGCACGGGCAGCGCATCCTGCACCTGGACAAGGGCCAGCTCGAGCGCGACGAGAAGAACGATCCGTCGCTCGTGGCCGCCCATTGA